One segment of Chloroflexota bacterium DNA contains the following:
- a CDS encoding MFS transporter — protein sequence MTAQTRIRRRAPARPGLQAGPLVVIASAGGSFATILSQSAFSPFLPTIADALGTTVALLGQAPAASMLLAGILGLAAGPLADRYGQRRALGVGLLALAASAVGVALSQDYLTFMTVMLVSAVGRATVLPVAMAVGGGRFVGDAQRRALSWMSTGAVAATILGVPFLASIGEYIGWRGAFLTLAAIALLAFGLAWRGLGPDLQTATAPFRIRELVTPYRPILRHRPTILFVLASLIGNIGQWNMATYQGAYWVEQHGLSLHQVGLAALAQGVAGLIGSWMMSTPMGRIRPRRILLVNRFLTGLLIAIPFVFPIPTLAAGICLMLASYGSGMGTIASTLALADAPTSRATVMTLNGAAWSVGIALGAASGGLALTVGGWWLLGVSAFGTLGIAAALLLISDQPSSRPAIT from the coding sequence GTGACTGCCCAAACCCGCATACGCCGCCGTGCCCCCGCTCGGCCCGGTCTCCAGGCTGGGCCGCTGGTTGTCATCGCCAGCGCAGGCGGGTCGTTTGCGACCATACTCAGCCAGAGCGCGTTCTCGCCGTTCCTGCCGACTATCGCCGACGCGCTCGGCACGACCGTCGCGCTGCTCGGGCAGGCGCCGGCTGCCAGCATGCTGCTGGCCGGCATCCTCGGGCTGGCGGCCGGGCCGCTGGCCGACCGCTACGGGCAACGCCGCGCGCTCGGCGTCGGCCTGCTGGCGCTCGCGGCCAGCGCCGTTGGCGTCGCACTTTCCCAGGACTACCTGACGTTCATGACCGTGATGCTGGTCAGCGCGGTTGGCCGTGCAACGGTCCTGCCCGTGGCGATGGCCGTTGGCGGCGGCCGCTTTGTCGGGGATGCCCAGCGGCGCGCGCTCTCGTGGATGTCCACCGGGGCTGTCGCCGCCACCATCCTCGGCGTCCCATTCCTCGCCAGCATCGGCGAGTACATCGGCTGGCGCGGCGCTTTTCTGACGCTGGCCGCCATCGCCCTCCTGGCGTTTGGGCTGGCGTGGCGAGGGCTGGGGCCTGACCTCCAGACGGCCACCGCGCCGTTCCGCATCCGCGAGCTGGTCACCCCCTACCGCCCGATCCTCCGCCATCGCCCCACCATCCTCTTTGTGCTCGCCTCGCTGATCGGGAACATCGGCCAGTGGAACATGGCCACGTACCAGGGCGCGTACTGGGTCGAGCAGCACGGCCTCAGCCTGCACCAGGTCGGGCTGGCAGCCCTGGCGCAGGGCGTGGCCGGGCTGATCGGCAGCTGGATGATGAGCACCCCGATGGGGCGGATCCGGCCCCGCCGCATCCTGCTGGTGAACCGGTTCCTGACCGGCCTGCTGATCGCGATCCCGTTCGTCTTTCCGATCCCCACGCTCGCAGCTGGTATCTGCCTGATGCTGGCAAGCTACGGCAGCGGCATGGGCACCATCGCCAGCACGCTGGCGCTGGCCGACGCCCCCACCTCCCGCGCCACCGTGATGACGCTCAATGGCGCAGCCTGGAGCGTCGGCATCGCGCTGGGCGCCGCCAGCGGCGGCCTCGCGCTGACGGTCGGCGGCTGGTGGCTGCTCGGGGTGTCTGCCTTCGGCACGCTGGGCATCGCTGCCGCCCTGCTCCTGATCTCCGACCAGCCATCCAGCAGACCCGCCATCACGTAG
- a CDS encoding methyltransferase domain-containing protein — protein MGLDGPRFYDDHDVFTTYQRHRSRDESPNDTLEKPDLLDLIGEAAGRRVIDLGCGDAQIGRELLDAGAAAYLGVEPSENMLRLAREALAGTSGRVVAATIEDWVAPPASADLVISRLALHYVDDIGETFRRVFAGLAAGGRFVFSVEHPVITSCNRAYEHGGQRQEWIVDDYHVSGRRVTRWLGGDVVKYHRGIAEYFGALQEAGFVVEALREARPQRANFLREETYQRRLRIPLMLLLAGRKPG, from the coding sequence ATGGGACTCGACGGCCCGCGCTTCTACGACGACCACGATGTCTTCACGACCTATCAGCGCCACCGCTCCCGCGACGAGTCCCCGAACGACACGCTGGAGAAGCCGGACCTGCTCGACTTGATCGGGGAGGCGGCCGGCCGCCGGGTGATCGACCTTGGCTGCGGCGACGCCCAGATCGGGCGGGAGCTGCTGGACGCGGGCGCGGCAGCGTACCTCGGCGTCGAGCCGTCGGAGAACATGCTGCGGCTGGCCCGTGAGGCGCTGGCCGGCACCTCCGGACGGGTGGTCGCAGCGACCATTGAGGACTGGGTCGCGCCCCCGGCCAGCGCCGATCTGGTCATCTCGCGGCTGGCGCTCCACTACGTCGACGACATCGGCGAGACGTTCCGGCGGGTCTTCGCGGGTCTCGCGGCGGGCGGGCGGTTCGTCTTCTCGGTCGAGCACCCGGTGATCACCAGCTGCAACCGGGCCTACGAGCACGGCGGTCAACGCCAGGAGTGGATCGTCGACGACTACCACGTCTCCGGCCGCCGGGTGACGCGCTGGCTCGGCGGGGACGTGGTCAAATACCACCGCGGCATCGCGGAGTACTTCGGGGCGCTCCAGGAAGCCGGCTTCGTGGTGGAGGCGCTGCGCGAGGCCCGCCCACAGCGCGCCAACTTCCTGCGGGAGGAGACGTATCAGCGCCGCCTGCGGATCCCGCTGATGCTGCTGCTGGCCGGGCGGAAGCCAGGCTGA
- a CDS encoding iron ABC transporter permease yields MAVAEAPAPGRASRRCPPRPAASLRRAGGLFPRHPLPLFGLALALLVSIPVLTVLRSLTLPTAGLWADLVWLTLPRYLLNTVALLAGVGTGALVVGVGVAWLVTVCRFPGSRLCEWALILPMAMPAYLLAYTYGDLFQFPGPVQTALRGWTGWRAGQYWFPEVRSLGGAIAVLTAVLYPYIYLLARTAFLEQSVTAMEAARSLGRGPWRAFFTVALPLARPAMVAGLALVMMEALADFGTVKHFEVDTFTTGIYLSWFGMGSPVGAAKLAAGLLLFVVLVIGLERLSRGRRRYGQARGPVRPLAPYRLTGHRAGLAILACTAPIAVGFLVPASRLFWLAIWYGDQRFGGAFLTLAANSLVLASLAGVLAVTLALVVGYGLRLTPTPLMQGTAWVSTLGYTAPGSVIAVGVLLPFGAFDNGVDAWMRATFGVSTGLLLSGTIFALLFAYVVRFLALAFNSVDVGLGRITPRMDDVARSLGEGQGGTLRRVHLPLLRGSMLTGLLLVFVDTLKELPATLIVRPFNFDTLAVRVYLLASDERLSEAATAALTIVAVGIVPVVVLSLAIRRSRPTSAR; encoded by the coding sequence ATGGCGGTAGCCGAAGCGCCGGCTCCCGGGCGCGCCTCGCGCCGATGTCCTCCACGACCAGCAGCCTCCCTGCGCCGGGCCGGGGGGCTGTTCCCGCGCCACCCGCTGCCACTCTTCGGGCTGGCACTGGCGCTGCTGGTCTCCATCCCCGTCCTGACCGTGCTCCGGAGCCTGACGCTGCCCACGGCGGGGCTCTGGGCCGACCTCGTCTGGCTGACGCTGCCCCGCTACCTGCTCAACACCGTCGCGCTGCTGGCCGGCGTCGGAACGGGCGCGCTGGTGGTCGGGGTGGGGGTGGCCTGGCTGGTGACGGTCTGCCGGTTTCCCGGCAGCCGCCTGTGTGAGTGGGCGCTGATCCTGCCGATGGCCATGCCGGCGTACCTGCTGGCCTACACCTACGGCGACCTCTTTCAGTTCCCTGGCCCGGTCCAGACGGCGCTGCGGGGCTGGACCGGGTGGCGAGCCGGTCAGTACTGGTTCCCAGAGGTGCGTTCCCTGGGTGGGGCCATCGCGGTGTTGACGGCGGTCCTCTACCCGTACATCTACCTGCTGGCCCGGACCGCGTTCCTGGAGCAGTCTGTCACCGCGATGGAGGCCGCGCGCTCGCTGGGGCGCGGGCCGTGGCGGGCGTTCTTCACGGTGGCCCTGCCGCTGGCGCGCCCGGCCATGGTCGCCGGGCTGGCGCTGGTGATGATGGAGGCGCTGGCAGACTTCGGGACGGTCAAGCACTTCGAGGTCGATACGTTCACCACCGGCATCTACCTGAGCTGGTTCGGGATGGGCTCGCCGGTTGGGGCGGCGAAGCTGGCGGCCGGGCTGTTGCTGTTCGTGGTGCTGGTGATCGGGCTGGAGCGGCTCTCGCGCGGACGGCGGCGCTACGGCCAGGCGCGTGGACCGGTCCGTCCGCTCGCGCCGTATCGGCTGACGGGCCACCGGGCTGGCCTGGCGATCCTGGCCTGTACGGCTCCTATCGCGGTGGGCTTCCTGGTTCCGGCCTCGCGGCTCTTCTGGCTGGCGATCTGGTACGGGGACCAGCGGTTCGGTGGCGCGTTCCTGACGCTTGCGGCCAACAGCCTGGTGCTGGCCTCGCTGGCCGGGGTGCTCGCGGTCACGCTGGCTCTGGTGGTGGGCTACGGGCTGCGCCTGACGCCGACGCCGCTGATGCAGGGGACGGCCTGGGTCTCGACGCTCGGGTACACGGCGCCCGGCTCGGTCATCGCGGTCGGGGTGCTGCTGCCGTTCGGCGCGTTCGACAACGGCGTGGATGCCTGGATGCGCGCGACGTTCGGCGTCTCGACGGGCCTGCTGCTGAGCGGCACCATCTTCGCGCTGCTGTTCGCCTACGTCGTCCGGTTCCTGGCGCTGGCGTTCAACAGTGTGGACGTGGGGTTGGGGCGCATCACGCCGAGGATGGACGATGTGGCGCGCTCACTCGGCGAGGGGCAGGGCGGCACGCTGCGGCGGGTGCATCTGCCGCTGCTGCGCGGCAGCATGCTGACGGGCCTGCTGCTGGTCTTTGTGGACACCCTGAAGGAGCTGCCGGCGACGCTGATCGTTCGCCCGTTCAACTTCGACACGCTGGCTGTGCGGGTCTACCTGCTGGCATCCGACGAGCGGCTCTCCGAGGCGGCGACGGCCGCGCTGACGATTGTGGCTGTGGGAATCGTGCCGGTCGTGGTGCTGAGCCTGGCGATCCGCCGGTCCCGGCCAACGTCGGCCAGGTAG
- a CDS encoding Fe(3+) ABC transporter substrate-binding protein: MSHLRGLGPSLVAIVTAVVVGLTGGVSASPVTKAAPALQGAVNVYSARHYDTDDALFGGFTEQTGVAVNVIRGTEDELLERLKAEGANSPADVLITVDAGRLWKAQEAGVFQPTVSDTLSARIPDSLREPEGHWFGFAMRARIIAYAKDRVDPSQLSTYEDLADPRWKGKIVARSSTHPYNQSLVGSLIEANGLDTTQAWARGVAGNLARSPQGGDTDQLLAVAAGTADLAISNTYYVARLRTSSNPEQKAAGDALSVFFPNQGPNERGTHVNVSGGGVTRNAPNRANAVAFLEYLTSDTAQQALANASFEFPAVDGVPVHPVLAEMGAFRRDALNAKTFGANNQLALLIMNRAGWR, translated from the coding sequence ATGTCCCATCTTCGCGGACTGGGTCCGTCTCTCGTCGCCATCGTCACCGCCGTCGTCGTCGGCCTGACTGGTGGGGTGTCGGCCTCGCCCGTCACGAAGGCAGCCCCGGCGCTCCAGGGCGCCGTCAATGTGTACTCGGCGCGGCACTACGACACCGACGACGCCCTGTTCGGCGGCTTCACGGAGCAGACCGGCGTGGCCGTCAACGTGATCCGGGGAACTGAGGATGAGCTGCTGGAGCGCCTCAAGGCCGAGGGGGCGAACAGCCCGGCCGACGTCCTGATTACCGTGGATGCGGGGCGTCTCTGGAAGGCGCAGGAGGCGGGCGTCTTCCAGCCAACGGTGTCTGACACGCTCAGTGCACGCATCCCCGACAGCCTGCGCGAGCCGGAGGGCCACTGGTTCGGTTTCGCCATGCGGGCGCGGATCATCGCCTATGCGAAGGACCGGGTAGACCCGTCGCAGCTCTCGACCTATGAGGATCTGGCCGATCCCCGGTGGAAGGGCAAGATCGTGGCGCGCAGCTCGACGCATCCGTACAACCAGTCGCTCGTCGGCTCGCTGATCGAGGCGAACGGCCTGGACACGACGCAGGCCTGGGCGCGCGGCGTGGCCGGGAACCTGGCGCGCTCCCCGCAGGGTGGCGACACGGACCAGTTGCTGGCCGTTGCGGCCGGCACGGCCGATCTGGCGATCTCGAACACCTACTACGTGGCGCGGCTGCGCACATCCTCGAACCCGGAGCAGAAGGCGGCCGGCGACGCGCTCAGCGTCTTCTTCCCGAACCAGGGCCCGAACGAGCGCGGCACGCACGTCAACGTCAGCGGCGGCGGCGTCACCAGGAACGCCCCGAACCGCGCGAACGCCGTCGCGTTTCTGGAGTATCTGACCAGCGACACGGCGCAGCAGGCGTTAGCAAACGCCAGCTTCGAGTTCCCGGCTGTCGATGGCGTGCCGGTGCACCCGGTCCTGGCCGAGATGGGCGCCTTCCGCCGGGACGCGCTGAACGCGAAGACGTTCGGGGCCAACAACCAGCTTGCGTTGCTGATCATGAATCGGGCCGGATGGCGGTAG
- a CDS encoding LLM class flavin-dependent oxidoreductase, with protein MQIGFYSWTGCFIDDAGMAGPNPYDRHHAPEKYAEAYLALFDWAKLADTLGYENFWVTEHHFQREGYQIIPNVVLVSTALAQHTRRIKFGAFFHQTPIWNPIRLAEDLAVASIMTGNRIIFGTGRGSVEREMPIFGATFGRNGDSGDAANRGLFEEQMAIIKTAWYSHEFSHQSDRFTVPAPGFLNTGNPATGRPWDRVTLVPRPTQRIPIWQAIVSEPTYHYVAKEGDVAVLPLGNRSVFGTKWNRYGDLVEQYRGRPVNGLDRAVVVQVHIGDTREQAFERFRPAHDERNRFLGAQRPLSGYLDEDGKPFAFGRMPTLEESVEQSSYFVGTAEQVRDSLLEVVTTHGIEQLVVEIPFAGMSKSLCEEQMKAFATDVRPALEKATAGAATVA; from the coding sequence ATGCAGATCGGTTTCTATAGCTGGACTGGTTGCTTCATCGACGACGCCGGCATGGCCGGCCCCAACCCGTACGACCGTCATCACGCCCCCGAGAAGTACGCCGAGGCGTACCTTGCCCTGTTCGACTGGGCGAAGCTGGCCGACACCCTCGGGTACGAGAACTTCTGGGTGACGGAGCACCACTTCCAGCGTGAGGGCTACCAGATCATCCCGAACGTCGTGCTGGTCAGCACCGCCCTGGCGCAGCACACCAGGCGTATCAAGTTCGGGGCGTTCTTCCACCAGACGCCGATCTGGAACCCGATCCGCCTCGCCGAAGACCTTGCCGTCGCCAGCATCATGACCGGCAACCGGATCATCTTCGGGACCGGGCGCGGCTCAGTCGAGCGCGAGATGCCGATCTTCGGGGCGACCTTCGGCCGGAACGGGGATTCTGGGGACGCCGCCAACCGTGGCCTCTTCGAGGAGCAGATGGCGATCATCAAGACCGCCTGGTACTCCCACGAGTTCAGCCATCAGAGCGACCGTTTCACCGTCCCAGCGCCCGGCTTCCTGAACACCGGCAACCCGGCCACGGGCCGCCCCTGGGACAGGGTCACCCTGGTTCCGCGCCCGACCCAGCGCATCCCCATCTGGCAGGCCATCGTCAGCGAGCCGACGTACCACTACGTGGCGAAGGAAGGCGATGTCGCGGTGCTGCCGCTGGGCAACCGCTCCGTGTTCGGGACGAAGTGGAACAGGTACGGCGATCTGGTGGAGCAGTACCGGGGCCGGCCGGTCAACGGGCTGGATCGGGCCGTGGTGGTGCAGGTTCACATCGGGGACACCCGCGAGCAGGCGTTCGAGCGGTTCCGCCCGGCGCACGACGAGCGCAACCGGTTCCTGGGGGCGCAGCGCCCGCTGAGCGGCTACCTGGACGAGGACGGCAAGCCGTTCGCGTTCGGCCGGATGCCCACGCTGGAGGAGTCGGTCGAGCAGAGCAGCTACTTCGTGGGGACGGCCGAGCAGGTGCGCGACAGCCTGCTGGAGGTCGTGACGACGCACGGCATCGAGCAGCTGGTGGTCGAGATCCCGTTCGCCGGCATGTCGAAGAGCCTCTGCGAGGAGCAGATGAAGGCGTTCGCGACGGACGTGCGGCCGGCGCTGGAGAAGGCGACGGCGGGGGCGGCGACCGTCGCCTGA
- a CDS encoding SDR family oxidoreductase — protein MTPGSANSSTSRRPAIVVTGASTGIGAATALHLDRLGFWVFAGIRKPADGERLVSQALGPLTPVTIDVTDSSSIEAAQAQIAEAVGEAGPAGLVNNAGIVVSGPLELVAISELRRQLEINVIGQVAVTQAFLPLLRRTRGRIVNVGSSSGLLAAPFMGPYAASKFALRALSDSLRLELHAWGMKVSLIEVGPVQTPIWDKSLSAMDARWESASTEGRELYNESYQRMREIGRRRSQRGIPVEQVVAAIEQALTASRPKAHYVVGPVARQFKLLSLLPDALRDWIVLKQVS, from the coding sequence ATGACGCCCGGTTCCGCCAACAGCAGCACGTCTCGTCGTCCGGCCATCGTCGTCACCGGGGCATCAACCGGCATCGGCGCGGCGACGGCGCTGCACCTCGACCGCCTGGGGTTCTGGGTGTTCGCTGGCATCCGCAAGCCGGCAGACGGTGAGCGGCTGGTGTCGCAAGCGCTGGGGCCGCTCACGCCGGTCACCATCGACGTGACCGACTCGTCCTCGATCGAGGCCGCGCAAGCGCAGATCGCGGAGGCCGTGGGCGAGGCGGGTCCCGCCGGCCTCGTCAACAACGCAGGCATCGTGGTGAGCGGGCCGCTGGAGCTGGTGGCGATCTCCGAGCTTCGACGGCAGCTGGAGATCAACGTCATCGGGCAGGTCGCCGTCACCCAGGCATTCTTGCCGCTCCTGCGGCGGACGCGCGGACGCATCGTCAACGTGGGGTCGTCCTCCGGGCTGCTGGCCGCCCCGTTCATGGGGCCGTACGCTGCTTCAAAGTTCGCCCTGCGGGCGCTGAGCGATTCGCTGCGCCTGGAGCTGCACGCCTGGGGCATGAAGGTGTCGCTGATCGAGGTCGGGCCGGTCCAGACGCCGATCTGGGACAAGTCCCTCTCGGCGATGGATGCGCGGTGGGAGTCTGCATCGACCGAGGGGCGCGAGCTCTACAACGAGTCGTATCAGCGGATGCGGGAGATCGGCCGGCGGCGGTCGCAGCGGGGCATTCCCGTGGAGCAGGTGGTCGCGGCCATCGAGCAGGCGCTGACGGCGTCCCGGCCAAAGGCGCACTACGTCGTCGGGCCGGTCGCCCGGCAGTTCAAGCTGCTGTCGCTGCTGCCAGATGCGCTGCGGGACTGGATCGTGCTGAAGCAGGTGTCCTGA
- a CDS encoding diguanylate cyclase: MLYALHDPRQFIASGLLLALVTGATSAILIFSLPGILPYLGLVALAIVLVHSVATPVRKTALILTAVVASVQAVATLALEPMSAAAGLAAVAGLIGTSFVASRYGFACRQEDAERRHTRRVLDDMQPVDHDAGVLKWAHASLVFDRELSRAHRYGHPLTLLRVVVERWQIVRDELGPEKAADVLAEVGQVLVKSSRVVDIVAYQGDGKFDLLLPDTADLGAVVVARRVSAHVSPYPNVHLRVGVAAVTKSEGTIDELLRQGEDAAIMARKLSRPFTVYGVDVPTKGAKRLMAGRR; encoded by the coding sequence ATGCTGTACGCGCTCCACGACCCACGCCAGTTCATCGCGTCCGGCCTGCTGCTGGCGCTGGTCACGGGCGCCACCAGCGCGATCCTGATCTTCAGCCTGCCCGGCATCCTGCCGTACCTGGGCCTCGTGGCACTGGCGATCGTGCTGGTACACAGCGTCGCCACGCCGGTGCGAAAGACGGCGCTGATCCTGACAGCAGTCGTCGCCTCAGTGCAGGCAGTCGCCACGCTGGCGCTCGAGCCGATGTCGGCCGCCGCGGGGCTGGCCGCCGTGGCCGGCCTGATCGGGACCAGCTTCGTCGCGAGCCGCTACGGCTTCGCCTGCCGCCAGGAGGACGCCGAGCGCCGCCACACCCGGCGCGTCCTCGACGACATGCAGCCCGTCGATCACGATGCCGGCGTCCTCAAGTGGGCGCACGCGAGCCTCGTCTTCGACCGCGAGCTGTCCCGGGCGCACCGCTACGGGCACCCGCTGACGCTCCTGCGCGTCGTCGTCGAACGCTGGCAGATCGTCCGCGACGAGCTCGGGCCGGAGAAGGCGGCCGACGTGCTGGCCGAAGTCGGCCAGGTGTTGGTGAAGTCCAGCCGCGTCGTCGATATCGTCGCCTACCAGGGTGATGGCAAGTTCGACCTGCTCCTGCCAGACACCGCGGACCTCGGGGCGGTCGTCGTGGCTCGCCGCGTGAGCGCGCACGTCTCCCCTTACCCGAACGTGCATCTCCGGGTCGGCGTGGCCGCCGTGACCAAGTCGGAAGGCACGATTGACGAGCTGCTCCGGCAGGGCGAGGACGCGGCGATCATGGCGCGCAAGCTGAGCCGGCCGTTCACCGTGTATGGGGTGGACGTGCCGACGAAGGGCGCGAAGCGGCTGATGGCGGGCCGCCGCTAA
- a CDS encoding SDR family oxidoreductase, whose protein sequence is MDLSLAGRVAVVTGGGSGIGEAACLTLAEAGAAVAVVDVRPEPARAVAEKITASGGKAIALTADVRDEEAVSAAITQAASTLGGLNIVFANAGINGMQTPIDEMTLDEWNATIGTNLTGVFLTVKHSVPHLRDAGGGSIIITASVNGNTLFSLPGYAAYSTSKAGAVAFTKMAALELARWEIRVNAILPGAIQTNIGERTYRRNLHRVDYGFTPPEKWPPLRGESADAREVADLVHFLASDASRYMTGAQMLIDAAYTLWRG, encoded by the coding sequence ATGGATCTGAGTCTGGCCGGCCGCGTGGCTGTCGTCACCGGGGGCGGCTCGGGAATCGGTGAGGCGGCCTGCCTCACCCTGGCCGAGGCCGGGGCAGCGGTCGCCGTCGTGGACGTGCGGCCGGAGCCTGCCCGCGCCGTGGCCGAAAAGATCACCGCGAGCGGCGGGAAGGCCATCGCGCTGACCGCCGACGTGCGCGACGAAGAGGCCGTCAGCGCGGCCATCACCCAGGCGGCCAGCACGCTCGGCGGCCTCAACATCGTGTTCGCGAACGCCGGCATCAACGGCATGCAGACGCCCATCGACGAGATGACGCTGGACGAGTGGAACGCCACCATCGGCACCAACCTGACGGGCGTCTTCCTGACCGTCAAGCACAGCGTCCCCCACCTGCGAGACGCCGGCGGCGGCTCGATCATCATCACGGCGTCCGTCAACGGCAACACGCTCTTCTCGCTCCCGGGCTACGCAGCCTACTCGACCTCGAAGGCCGGGGCGGTCGCCTTCACCAAGATGGCGGCCCTGGAGCTGGCCCGCTGGGAGATCCGCGTCAACGCGATCCTGCCGGGGGCCATCCAGACGAACATCGGGGAGCGGACCTACCGTCGCAACCTGCATCGGGTGGACTACGGCTTCACGCCGCCGGAGAAGTGGCCGCCCCTGCGCGGCGAGTCTGCCGACGCCCGCGAGGTGGCCGATCTGGTGCACTTTCTGGCCTCGGACGCCAGCCGCTACATGACCGGCGCGCAGATGCTGATCGACGCGGCCTACACGCTCTGGCGGGGCTAA
- a CDS encoding SDR family oxidoreductase — protein MAMDLDLTGRVAVVTGGGSGIGAAACLKLAEAGAAVAILDLRPEPAQAVAAQIAAAGGKALALAADVRDEEAVSAAITQAASTLGGLNIVFANAGINGMQTPIDEMTLDEWNATIGPNLTGAFLTVKHSIPHLRDAGGGSIVVTASVNGNTVFSQPGYAAYSTSKAGAVAFTKMAALELARWEIRVNAILPGAVQTNIAERTYRRNLHRVDYGFHRPEKWPPLRGAPAAASEIADLVLFLASDASRYMTGAQLLCDGASSLWRG, from the coding sequence ATGGCTATGGATCTCGATCTCACCGGCCGGGTGGCCGTCGTCACCGGTGGCGGCTCGGGCATCGGCGCGGCCGCCTGCCTCAAGCTCGCGGAGGCCGGTGCGGCCGTCGCCATCCTCGATCTGCGCCCGGAGCCGGCCCAGGCCGTGGCGGCGCAGATCGCGGCGGCCGGCGGCAAGGCCCTGGCGCTCGCCGCCGACGTGCGCGACGAAGAGGCCGTCAGCGCGGCCATCACCCAGGCGGCCAGCACACTCGGCGGCCTCAACATCGTGTTCGCCAACGCCGGCATCAACGGGATGCAGACGCCCATCGACGAGATGACGCTGGACGAGTGGAACGCCACCATCGGGCCGAACCTGACCGGCGCCTTCCTGACCGTCAAGCACAGTATCCCGCACCTGCGCGACGCCGGCGGCGGCTCCATCGTCGTGACGGCGTCCGTCAATGGGAATACGGTCTTTTCGCAGCCGGGTTACGCCGCCTACTCGACCTCGAAGGCTGGGGCGGTCGCCTTCACCAAGATGGCAGCGCTGGAGCTGGCCCGCTGGGAGATCCGCGTCAACGCGATCCTGCCGGGGGCGGTCCAGACGAACATTGCGGAGCGGACCTACCGCCGCAACCTGCATCGTGTGGACTACGGGTTTCACCGGCCCGAGAAGTGGCCGCCATTGCGGGGCGCGCCGGCCGCCGCCAGCGAGATCGCCGACCTGGTCCTCTTCCTGGCCTCGGACGCCAGCCGCTACATGACCGGCGCCCAGCTCCTCTGCGACGGCGCATCGTCGCTCTGGCGCGGCTGA
- a CDS encoding pyridoxal phosphate-dependent aminotransferase has product MKLADRMSRIGTESAFDVLARARALEAEGRDIVHLQIGEPDFDTPAHVTEAGIQALRDGYTHYVPALGIPQFRDAIAEYISKTRGISVSRQNVCVAPGGKPIMFWTIMALCQEGDEVIVPDPSFPIYESMTRVVGAKVVRLPLLEERNFTFAPEDLASRLTPKTKLVILNSPANPTGGFLDKTDIEAVANILRNHDCYIMSDEIYSRILYSGEHYSVAAEPDLLDRTIILDGFSKTYAMTGWRLGYGIFPEELIPHIDRLAVNSVSCTNAATQMAGLAALTGPQDCVDQMVKEFEQRRDYIVDGLNAIPGITCKKPLGAFYVFPNITGLGLPSKELADRILNEAGVAVLSGTAFGEYGEGYLRLSYANSIPNIQKALDRIAALAKTLA; this is encoded by the coding sequence ATGAAGCTCGCAGATCGTATGTCTCGCATCGGCACCGAGAGCGCGTTTGACGTGCTGGCTCGTGCCCGGGCGCTGGAGGCCGAAGGGCGGGACATCGTCCATCTCCAGATCGGAGAGCCGGACTTCGACACGCCGGCCCACGTTACGGAGGCTGGCATCCAGGCCCTGCGCGATGGGTACACCCATTACGTGCCGGCCCTCGGCATTCCGCAGTTCCGAGACGCCATCGCCGAATACATCTCGAAGACGCGCGGCATCTCGGTCTCGCGTCAGAACGTCTGCGTGGCGCCCGGCGGCAAGCCGATCATGTTCTGGACGATCATGGCGCTCTGCCAGGAGGGTGACGAGGTCATCGTCCCGGACCCGAGCTTCCCGATCTACGAGTCGATGACGCGGGTCGTCGGGGCGAAGGTGGTGCGGCTGCCGCTGCTCGAGGAGCGCAACTTCACCTTCGCGCCCGAGGATCTGGCCTCCCGCCTGACGCCGAAGACGAAGCTGGTGATCCTCAACTCGCCGGCCAACCCGACCGGCGGCTTTCTGGACAAGACCGACATCGAGGCGGTCGCAAACATCCTTCGCAACCACGACTGCTACATCATGTCGGACGAGATCTACAGCCGCATCCTCTACAGCGGCGAGCACTACAGCGTGGCGGCGGAGCCGGACCTGCTGGACCGCACCATCATCCTGGACGGCTTCTCGAAGACCTACGCGATGACCGGCTGGCGGCTGGGCTACGGCATCTTCCCCGAGGAGCTGATCCCGCACATCGACCGGCTGGCCGTCAACTCGGTGTCCTGCACCAATGCTGCCACCCAGATGGCGGGCCTCGCGGCGCTGACTGGCCCGCAGGACTGCGTGGACCAGATGGTCAAGGAGTTCGAGCAGCGGCGCGACTACATCGTGGACGGCCTGAACGCGATCCCGGGCATCACCTGCAAGAAGCCGCTCGGGGCGTTCTACGTCTTCCCGAACATCACCGGGCTGGGCCTGCCGAGCAAGGAGCTGGCGGACCGCATCCTGAACGAGGCCGGCGTGGCGGTGCTCAGCGGGACGGCCTTCGGGGAGTATGGCGAGGGCTACCTGCGCTTGTCCTACGCCAACTCGATCCCGAACATCCAGAAGGCGCTGGACCGGATCGCGGCCCTGGCGAAGACGCTCGCGTAG